The proteins below are encoded in one region of Zerene cesonia ecotype Mississippi chromosome 10, Zerene_cesonia_1.1, whole genome shotgun sequence:
- the LOC119829303 gene encoding 5'-nucleotidase domain-containing protein 3, with protein sequence MYFTRVGRFLKLKRSLSHKDGASYVFVSTKNFSTRELLNEAYCRTKLKCKSKKLPQDVNPQGVFACNELDLSEVKVYGFDYDYTLAHYKPSLEHLLYNLGRDMLLEKYKYPAGISKLEYKPNFAVRGLHYDIEKGLLLKLDSFMQIQFGAVYRGLTPVSTDEVLQMYRNRIIPIAYVEGDTRAHKTNRAKMVHLADLFSVPEMGLLCNVAEYFNKNHIDYHPEILFLDVKNSVQSCHPIMHKIVAQNVEEYIRPNSDLKKYFQLLQECGKKLFLVTNSPFHFVNAGMEMLVGHDWREYFDVVIVNANKPKFFTEVSRPIRVFDKNANTHIWEKVTSLEKGIIYYEGTVKQLQDLTGWSGHQVLYFGDHPYSDLADVTLEHGWRTGAIINELTHEINTLNMETFKQNANWLQMLTQLIEDHQDYKDPEAVEVIEKWMAERDFLRNATKSVFNPQFGSVFRTYHNPTYFSRRLFRFADIYTSNIRNLLNYSLTHTFYPRRGVMPHEYGSYFV encoded by the exons atgtattttacacGTGTTGGTagatttcttaaattaaaacgcaGTTTATCACATAAAGATGGTGCCagttatgtttttgtttcgaCCAAAAACTTCTCAACCAGAGAACTTTTGAATGAGGCGTATTGTCGTACGAAGttgaaatgtaaat CTAAAAAACTGCCTCAAGATGTAAATCCACAGGGTGTGTTTGCATGCAATGAACTAGATTTATCTGAGGTAAAAGTCTATGGGTTTGATTATGATTATACCCTGGCTCATTACAAACCATCCCTGGAACATTTGCTGTACAATCTTGGAAGAGATATGCTGTTGGAAAAGTATAAA TACCCAGCGGGAATATCAAAATTAGAGTACAAGCCAAATTTTGCAGTTCGTGGATTGCACTATGATATTGAAAAAGGTTTGCTCTTGAAACTTGACTCATTTATGCAAATACAATTTGGCGCTGTGTATAGAGGTTTGACGCCTGTGTCTACTGATGAAGTGCTACAAATGTATAGAAACAGAATCATACCAATAGCTTATGTTGAAGGAGATACCAGAGCACATaag acCAATAGGGCGAAAATGGTACATTTAGCCGATTTATTTTCTGTACCTGAAATGGGATTACTCTGTAATGTGGCTGAATACTTCAACAAGAACCACATTGACTACCATCCTGAAATTCTCTTTTTGGATGTAAAG AACTCTGTACAGAGCTGTCACCCCATTATGCACAAAATTGTTGCCCAAAATGTGGAAGAGTACATCAGACCAAACTCGGacctaaagaaatattttcaacttcTACAGGAGTGTGGAAAGAAGCTCTTCCTTGTCACAAACAGCCCTTTTCACTttgt TAATGCAGGGATGGAGATGCTCGTGGGCCACGATTGGAGAGAATATTTCGATGTAGTGATAGTCAATGCGAACAAGCCGAAATTTTTCACCGAAGTCTCGCGACCGATACGGGTTTTCGATAAAAACGCTAACACACACATTTGGGAAAAAGTGACATCGTTAGAAAAAGGAATTATATATTACGAg GGTACAGTAAAACAGCTGCAGGACCTAACGGGATGGAGTGGCCACCAGGTGTTGTACTTTGGTGACCACCCTTATAGTGACTTGGCTGACGTCACTCTGGAACATGGTTGGAGAACGGGAGCTATTATTAACGAATTGACG cATGAGATAAACACGTTAAATATGGAAACATTCAAGCAGAACGCCAATTGGTTGCAAATGTTGACGCAGCTCATTGAAGACCATCAAGATTACAAAGACCCAGAAGCGGTTGAagttattgaaaaatggaTGGCGGAGAGGGACTTTCTCag AAACGCAACGAAGTCTGTGTTCAACCCACAATTCGGCAGTGTATTCCGCACATACCACAACCCCACCTATTTCTCACGGCGTTTGTTCCGCTTCGCCGATATATACACCTCGAATATAAGGAATCTACTCAACTACTCGCTGACACACACATTCTATCCTCGACGTGGCGTCATGCCACACGAATATGGCTCTTATTTCGTATAG
- the LOC119829655 gene encoding poly(U)-specific endoribonuclease homolog: MKLITFTVCFILQLSICWNKERYNPINDFLLHEAGGPVTPFNKDSNAQFPTLRPPSPAPTQSTHSSSAPLHKTSPQNNKRDYVASQFPTLKPITSTSMGYNKPQTNQTPQPSSKRDYVAPQYPTLKPSSSPTTKQTNIGTTQKMSTPPKRDYVAPSFTTPKPMENKNDQSGKVKDLINFYDGKGKQDGPTLPKVPSYSSILKNPSATPQTITVKPTQGSFTNTPTKPGSWSSIVSGSKNTMPQPASPTNKPKPTVSTSTANKPNVLPSAILNNNNNNKQGSTTISDAELQVVSEELLKKDVNNAAKYVTINYQEKTTSQEKQDKASSPLLTISPEAWNIPTIQKFVPLLDNYERDTLVNEYVTAQERNEENAFMDAIMSTSVIRYLMNFLKEKGQVSQDPRQQRDFLKQLWFGLYSRGMGKISSSGFEHVFVSELKNDQILGLHNWIYFSKEEAANRANYLGYLKYINLGDKGTIMKIHFDQQGVIKPVGAMFIGTSPELEIALYTLCYVTRVENDCKLKLANNDVNIVTYKFRYRSKNYIGSAYPQI, translated from the exons ATGAAACTCATTACATTTACCGTGTGTTTTATTCTACAACTAAGtatat GTTGGAACAAAGAAAGATATAATCCGATCAATGACTTCTTATTACATGAAGCAGGTGGCCCTGTGACGCCTTTTAATAAGGATAGTAATGCTCAATTCCCAACATTGAGGCCTCCTTCACCAGCTCCAACTCAGTCTACACATAGCTCTTCAGCACCGTTACATAAAACATCgcctcaaaataataaaagggaCTATGTAGCTTCTCAATTTCCAACTTTAAAACCGATTACAAGTACGTCGATGGGATATAATAAGCCCCAGACTAATCAAACTCCACAACCTTCATCAAAAAGAGACTACGTTGCTCCCCAATATCCAACACTTAAGCCTTCGTCCTCACCAACAACGAAACAAACGAACATCGGAACAACCCAAAAGATGTCAACACCACCAAAAAGAGACTATGTGGCTCCAAGTTTTACAACACCAAAACCTATGGAAAACAAAAATGATCAATCTGGGAAAGtgaaagatttaataaatttctatgaCGGTAAAGGTAAGCAAGATGGTCCTACTTTACCCAAAGTACCGAGCTATAGCTCAATCTTAAAGAACCCATCTGCTACTCCTCAAACAATCACGGTGAAACCAACTCAAGGGTCATTTACGAATACTCCCACAAAGCCTGGATCTTGGAGTTCAATAGTATCCGGTTCCAAAAATACAATGCCGCAACCGGCCTCTCCCACAAACAAACCGAAACCGACGGTTTCAACTAGTACTGCAAATAAGCCAAACGTGTTACCTAGTGCCattttaaacaacaacaataacaataaacaggGATCAACAACAATAAGTGACGCTGAATTGCAAGTAGTAAGCGAAGAACTGCTAAAAAAAGATGTAAACAATGCAGCcaaatatgtaacaataaattatcaagAAAAGACAACGTCCCAGGAAAAGCAAGACAAGGCGTCATCGCC ATTACTCACTATATCACCTGAAGCATGGAATATACCGACAATTCAGAAATTCGTACCGCTTTTAGATAATTACGAGAGGGATACTTTAGTGAATGAATATGTAACGGCTCAG GAAAGAAATGAAGAAAATGCGTTTATGGACGCTATCATGTCGACGTCGGTAATTCGTTACTTAATGaactttttaaaggaaaaag GCCAAGTAAGCCAAGATCCTCGCCAACAGAGAGATTTTCTGAAGCAATTATGGTTTGGACTATACTCGAGAGGAATGGGAAAGATCAGTAGCTCCGGATTTGAACACGTATTTGTATCAGAATTGAAAAATGACCAAATATTGG GCTTACACAATTGGATATACTTCTCCAAGGAAGAAGCAGCAAATAGAGCGAATTACTTGGGAtatctgaaatatataaaccttGGCGAT AAAGGCACTATCATGAAAATACACTTCGATCAGCAAGGTGTCATTAAACCAGTGGGCGCAATGTTTATAGGAACTTCCCCAGAATTAGAAATCGCACTATACACGCTATGTTATGTCACACGGGTGGAAAACGATTGCAAATTGAAGCTTGCAAATAACGACGTCAATATTGTTACGTACAAATTTAGATATCGCAGCAAAAATTACATAGGGAGTGCTTATcctcaaatttaa
- the LOC119829682 gene encoding protein-cysteine N-palmitoyltransferase Rasp: MKNKINSAELFLYFSIWICANIFSLYMLVKSQTEIFELDSNLIYSLNDLTPGWNFLARFKDVSDVEWSSWKFFLHTSWYYLIITFFASELVRQYCSYLIKPWYILSSIIFIYIYLGFKHMIIVLVQPIVYATVIILGGKKATIWVISIILLLSYNSLKYKFFFWRFLDHRDLQDEEVYLILFCMAWIELRCISYSIDFIDNKEKMTMTSKDFLDMLCYVLYLPLLYTGPIVIYEEFNKSFHVQNKRLPTKLSRFLPDAVIFLLYTLLLDFSFHYVYFYAMQADMELIRRLPTIALCGGGLWMGLEFHMKYVISYGTAASFARLDNIEPPPTPRCIARIHVYSQMWRHFDVGLYRFLVKYIYRPSFDVLKKYLNLPNIICKLLASLETFIFIFMWHGIVWHIFMWTILNYTGITMEHFGKLISKHDKYIWFKKMVLRTEAMEARFIAILCTPLLALSAISNFYLFAGNDVGDLFFDCFSQPSTLNSIILCMSLYSCCHVSMALEDVPSRIFLERAVEENEKKQ, encoded by the exons atgaaaaacaaaattaattccGCAGAACTATTCTTGTATTTTTCGATTTGGATTTGTgccaatatattttcattgtacaTGTTAGTAAAGTCACAAACAG aaatTTTTGAGTTGgacagtaatttaatttattcgctGAATGATTTAACACCAGGCTGGAACTTTTTAGCACGATTTAAAGATGTTTCTGATGTAGAATGGAGTAGCTGGAAATTCTTTTTACATACGTCCTGGTATTAccttattataacattttttgctTCGGAATTGGTACGACAATattgttcatatttaataaaaccatgGTATATACTCTCcagtattatattcatttatatatatttgggaTTCAAGCACATGATTATCGTTTTAGTCCAACCAATTGTATATGCTACTGTTATCATTCTTGGAGGAAAAAAAGCTACCATTTGGGTGATCAGTATTATTTTACTGCTTAGTTATAATTCACTGAAGtacaaatttttcttttggAGATTCTTAGATCATAGAGATTTGCAAGATGAagaagtatatttaatattattttgtatggcATGGATTGAATTGCGATGCATTAGTTattcaattgattttatagataataaagagAAGATGACTATGACATCTAAAGATTTTCTtgatatgttatgttatgtcCTGTACTTGCCATTGCTCTATACAGGGccaattgttatttatgaagaatttaataaaagctttCATGTGCAAAATAAGAGGCTACCTACAAAGTTATCAAGATTTTTGCCAGATGCTGTAATTTTCCTACTGTATACACTACTTTTAGacttttcatttcattatgttTACTTTTATGCTATGCAAGCTGACATGGAG TTAATTAGACGATTACCTACAATTGCCTTGTGTGGGGGAGGTTTATGGATGGGTCTGGAGTTTCACATGAAGTATGTTATATCATATGGGACTGCAGCATCATTTGCTAGACTTGATAATATAGAACCTCCCCCTACTCCTCGGTGCATAGCACGGATTCATGTGTACTCTCAAATGTGGAGGCATTTTGACGTAGGCCTTTATAGATTTCTAGTCAA gTATATTTATAGACCTAGCTTTgatgttttgaaaaaatatctaaatttgCCAAACATAATCTGCAAGTTGCTGGCATCACttgaaacttttatatttattttcatgtggCATGGTATAGTATGGCACATTTTCATGTGGACCATACTTAACTATACTGGTATCACAATGGAACATTTTGGAAAACTAATATCAAAACATGACAAATACATTTGGTTTAAGAAAATGGTATTGCGAACAGAGGCTATGGAGGCAAGGTTTATTGCCATTTTATGTACACCATTACTAGCATTGTCGGCTATTtctaacttttatttatttgctggTAATGATGTGGGTGATTTGTTTTTTGACTGTTTTTCTCAACCATCCActttaaatagtattatattatgtatgtcatTATATAGTTGTTGCCATGTTTCAATGGCATTAGAAGATGTTCCATCTAGGATATTTTTAGAAAGAGCAGTTGAGGAAAATGAGAAAAAACAATGA
- the LOC119829304 gene encoding poly(U)-specific endoribonuclease homolog, protein MKLTIILFLCFAASQADDIASAAGQIFNSILPNLIGNSVTGQQGNTATNTLQQIGTVVGGVVDYAKKKSYEEMLKQVQDSTTDEDLLRISEEMFNADINNAFSYIQVNLQGKTSPMSKSDEAQTNLLSVPENVWNGPTIRPFAALFDNYHKNVIRPEFVTPNEETEQITYINTILATGPIRSLMNFLVSKGLNQMNEYNEQVDILKKIWFTKYARHWTGLCKCSCAFENIFMAELKSNDVLGLHSWLFFAKREMDHKANYLGYIDKLDLSGKGLILKQHSILSETKDAPEITMFVGTSPELETALYTLCFMARPDRPCKLRYNNVPFTIQTKTLKSDNVILIDTAYPVF, encoded by the exons ATAGCCTCGGCTGCGGGACAAATATTCAACAGCATCCTGCCGAACTTAATCGGCAACTCGGTAACTGGACAACAGGGCAATACTGCTACAAACACACTACAACAAATAGGCACGGTAGTCGGAGGCGTAGTGGACTATGCTAAGAAAAAGAGCTATGAAGAAATGCTCAAGCAAGTGCAAGACTCGACAACCGATGAAGACCTACTTCGCATCAGCGAGGAGATGTTCAACGCAGATATCAATAACGCTTTCAGTTACATTCAAGTCAATTTGCAAGGCAAAACCAGTCCTATGTCCAAGAGCGACGAGGCACAAACCAA TCTCTTGAGCGTGCCCGAGAATGTTTGGAATGGGCCGACGATAAGACCGTTCGCCGCTTTGTTCGATAATTATCACAAGAACGTGATTAGGCCAGAGTTCGTAACACCCAAT GAAGAGACTGAACAAATCACTTACATCAACACAATTCTCGCCACAGGTCCCATTAGGAGTCTGATGAATTTTCTGGTTAGCAAGG GTCTCAATCAAATGAATGAATACAATGAACAAGTTgacatattaaagaaaatttggtTCACGAAATACGCTCGTCACTGGACTGGTCTTTGCAAATGCAGCTGCGCTTTTGAAAACATCTTCATGGCCGAACTCAAGTCAAATGATGTTTtag GTCTCCACAGCTGGTTGTTCTTTGCCAAACGAGAAATGGATCATAAAGCTAACTACTTGGGCTATATTGATAAACTCGACTTATCTGGA AAAGGACTTATTCTCAAGCAACACTCTATCCTGAGCGAAACCAAAGATGCGCCGGAAATCACGATGTTTGTTGGCACATCACCGGAGTTAGAAACCGCCTTGTATACTCTGTGCTTCATGGCGCGCCCTGACAGGCCGTGCAAATTGCGCTACAATAACGTTCCGTTTACCATCCAAACCAAAACTTTGAAATCTGATAATGTTATTCTCATTGACACTGCGTACcctgtgttttaa